The Catenulispora sp. MAP5-51 DNA window CCTTCGGCGGCGGCCTGGGCGGCGGAGGCCTCGGCGGCCTCGGCGACGGCTCCGGAACCGGCAGCGCGGGCAACTTCACCGGCACCAACGGCCCCGACCCGAGCGCCGCCGATCTGGCCGCGAAGACCGCGGCCGACGAAGCAGCCGCGGCGCGCACCGCCGAGGGCGCCGAGGGCGGCGCCATGCCCCCGATGGGCGGCATGGGCGGTATGGGCAGCGGCGGCCAGGGCCAGAACAAAGAACGCGAACACAACACCTGGCTCACCGAGGACGAGGAAGTCTGGGGCGCCCGCAGCGACGCCCTCGGCGGCGTCCTGGGCACCCTGCCCGATCCCGGCGGCCGCCGATGAGGCGTACCGCGTCCCGCGGCCCGGTCTGTACTCTCCCAAGTCACGACCGGGCCGCGGTACCGGCATGTCCGCACCCGACCGAACGCCCGCTCCTCCCCCACCACACCGAAGGCCCGCGCCCATGACCTCCGGAGCCCACACCTCCGCCGACGACGTCCCTCCCGGCCACCCGCGCCTGGCGTTCGACCGCGCCAAGCTCGCCGAGCTGGTCGCCGACTCCGAGCGGCGCATGGCGGCCATCGCCGATGCCCAGAAGCGGGTCACCGAGCTGGCCGTCAGTGTGCGCTCGCGCGACCGGTCGCTGACCGTGGGGCTGGGCGCCGGCGGCGCGCTGACCGAGCTCACCTTCCACACCGGCGCCTACCGGGACATGGCCCCGGCCGAGCTCTCACGGCTGCTGCTGGACACCGTCGCGGCCGCGCGCGCCGAGTACGCCACGCAGGTCGCCGACGTCATGGCGCCGGTGCGGGAGGGCGCGGTGCTGCCGTACGAGGACATCATGGCCGGCAAGTTCGACATCTCGGAGTTCCTGCGCGGGGGTGCGTCGTGACCGACATCCAGGCCGATCCGGACGACCTGGAGAAGCACGGCCACGCCTTCGACGGCCACGTCGCCGACATGACCTCGGTCCACGACCAGATGTACGCCCTGCTGGCCGGGGACATCGGCATCGGGAACGACGACTTCAGCCGCGGCTTCCGGGAGAACTACGTCGCCCAGGTCCGCAACCTCGCCGACAGCGTCAAGGGCGCGCGCGACGGCGTCCAGGGGATCAGCCTGGGCATGGTCAAGATGGCCCAGGACTACCGCGCGACCGACGACGCCTCGCTGAAGGGCGTCACCAACCTCGGCGACAGCCTGAACCTGCCGCCGGCCACGTCGCACACCCCCGGCACCGGCTCGCACACCACCCCCCACGAGCCCTGAGATGGGTATCGACCTCCCCGAGCCGCTGCGCTGGCTCTTCAAGCTGACCGGCTCCGAATGGCCCGACGCCGACGAGGACAAGATCGCCCGGTTCGGCGAGCAGGTCGGCGGGTTCAGCGACAAGATCGACTCGGTCAACTCCAACATGGTGGACACCGTCCGGCTGGCCAACCTGTCCAACAGCGGGCCGGCGATGTCGCAGTACACGGACAACCTGCGCGACGTCGTCAACAACGGCATGCCCGGCATGTCCGTCGGCGCGCGGGCGATGGCCGTGGAGATCCACGACGCGGCGCTGCAGGCCGAGTACAGCAAGGGCACCGCGGTCATCAACATGGCGATCATGGCGCCGATGATCGTCGAGGCCATCGCCAACGCGCCGGAGACCTTCGGCGCCACGATGGCCATCGCCGAGGCCGGCGTCGCGGCCGTCCGCACCACCGTGCCCAAGCTGCTGACGCAGATGGTCGAGAAGGTCGTCACCAACACCGCGATGATGGAGGCCGGGGACCTCGCGGTTCAGGGCTACCAGGTCCTGATCAAGCGCGACCGCGCCGGCTTCGACGGCAACCTGTCGCTGAACACCGTCGAGATGGGCGCCATCGGCGGCGCCGTGGACGGCGCGCTCAGCGGGGCCCTGATGAAGGCCGCGCCGAAGTTCTTCAAGGCCGCCGAGAACGACGTCACCGACGCCTCCAAGCTGGTCTGGGCCCCGCCCAAGTGGGCCAACATGGCCACCCAGGTCGCCAACAACACCGTGACCTCGCTGATCATGGACGGCATCAACGGCCAGCCGATCGACGGCCTGAGCCTGCTGCAGGGCGCGGCCCTCGGTGCGGCCATGGGCGGCCTGCACCACAGCCCCGGCGTCAAGGTGAAGCCCTTCGACGACTTCCACATGAATGAGGACTTCCTCAACGGCGACAGCTGGGTCCGCCCCAACAGCGCCTATGAGGACAACAAGACCGGCACCAACGACTTCTCGTTCAACGTCCGCCGCCAACCCGGCTCCACCGACGGCAGCAAGACCGTCTGGTACGGCGACCCGGAGGTCACGCACCCCGAGGGCACCCCGCCCCTGAACGAGCGCCTCGGCTCGGTCATCGACAAGACGCTGGAGAACCACCCCGAAGGCGCCCCCAAGCCGCGCTTCACGGTGCTCGAGAACGTCCCCCCGGCCCAGCTGGACGGCATCCGCACCCTGGCCGCCGACAAGGGCGTGGACATCGTCGTCCCGCACGGCGCCGTCGAGACCGGCCCGCACGGCTCGATCCGCGTCCCCGGCACCGACGGCGGCTCCGGCTTCCGCATGGTCCGCCCGGACGGCACCGTGGAGCACCTCGGCTCGGTCTACGACCCGCGCCAGACCGTCGGCGACTCGATCACCGGCGGGGAGCCGCCCGAGGCCCGCATCGCGCTCGGCAGCGGCGGCACGAAGTTCGTGTCCAAGGAGGTCGCGGGCGAAGGCGACTGCACCGTCGCCTCGCTGGCCGACTCGGCCCTGAGCCAGGGCGTGACCAAGAAGAGCATCCACGCCGAGGGCCTGGACCTGTCGACCGACGGCGGCATGCGCGAGTTCCGCAACCGGATCGCCGACCAGGTGACGTCCCAGAGCACTGACACGCGCCCCGGCTCCGCCGTCCTGCTCGGCGAGCTCTCCCCCGACGGCGCGCGCACCATCCTGGACCGCATCGGGTCGCCGAAGGCATCATCGAGCTCGCACATCGACGCGCTGGACCTGGCCGGCTCCGCGACGCCGCACACCATGGACCGCGACTTCACCGGCTTCCCGGAACGCAAGATCGCCGATCCCGTCCAGGAACTCTCCCGCCGCCTGGAACAGAATCCTGCGACAGTCCTGTCAGCGCTGGAGGACCACTACAGCTCCGACGGCGACAAGGGCATGGCCCAGCTCGCCGCCTACGCGAAGGCGAAGGTCGATGCCGGCGGAGATGTCCCCCGGCACCGAGACCTCCTCGACTACGCGATCCGCGAACGCACGCTGGCCGAGACCCCGCTCGGCGGCGAGATGCTCCAGGCTGTCGCGCACACCCTGGGCCTGGACGTGGTGGTGGTCAGCGACGACAAGCCCGCGTTCCACCTGAACGGCGACTCCTCCAAGCGCGTCTACATCCACCGCGTCAGCACCGAGGACGGCCGCAACCACTACCGCGCGCTGCGTCCGGCGAATTCGAAAGGAACACAGACCAAGCCGCTGGGCAAGCTGAACAAGCGCACCCCGCATCCGCTGCCCGGTGACCGCGCCAGGCCCTCGCGGCACAGCGAAGGCGACGGCACCGGCGAGAAGCCGCGCGGCACAAAGACAACAAAGACATCCGAGACATCCCACACCGGCGACGCCCCGAAGTCGCACAGCACCACCGGAAGCGGTGGCAGCCGGCGAGCCCGCGGCCGCGTCCCGGTGTCCTCGCGCGGCGGCCACGGCGCCCTCACCCGCCGCCCCGACGGCTCGGCCGGCAACGCCCTGCACCGGCTGGCCGGCGGCGCGCACGATCCGAACGACCACGGCCTCATGGCCCCCACCACCCCGCATCCGGACGTCCCGCGGGAACCGGCCCAGGACGTCAGAGACCTGATGCGGGACGCCGGCTACACCCGCGGCGCCCCGGACCGGCCGCTGGACGGCTTCGAGAACGTCGGCGGCCCGGACGTCATGGGAGTCCGGCAGGTCCCCGCCAAGCCCGACTTCCTGGGCGGCCGGCGGCTGGACGACCTGCCGCAGGAGAACCTGGACCGCTTCTTCGCGGGCATCGACCTGGCCCGGACCGACGGCCCCCCGCACGACCTCACCGATCTGTTCAGCGGGCCCGGAGCCCAGCACGACCCGCCGCAGATCCCGCGCGTCCTGCACAGCATCTGGCTCGGCGGCCCGCTGCACACCGGCGACGCCGCCCACCGGAGTTTCCTGGACACGATGCGGGACAACGCCGCCACCACCGGCCTGACCTCGGTGCTGTGGACCGACGTCCCGCGCCACGAGATCGACGCACTGCGGCGGCTTGCTCCCGGCGACGAACCATCAGAACGCGAGCAGCGGATCCAGCAGATGCTGGACTGGGCAGGAACGCACAACATCAGGCTCGCCGGCATCGACGAGGTCTTCGCCGGCGACGACCGGGCCGAGCTGCACGCCGAGATCGCCACCGAACGCGGCCGCGGCACCAAGTACAGCTACGCCACCGCCAGCGACCTGCTGCGCCTGGACATCATGCACCGCTTCGGCGGCTTCTACACCGACGGCGACAACCGGGCCACCGGGCATCTCGCCACCCTGATCGGCGAGGTCGAGGCCGACACCGGGCACGGACAGTTCGCCCTGTCCCGGCTGGACGGCGCCGAGAACAACTCGGCCTTCATCGCCCCCGCCGGCAACCGGATCGTGGAGCAGTACCGCGCGACCCTCAAACAGCGCTACGCGCTCTCCCTGAACGACGTCCTGGCCGAGAAGGGCGCCCAGGGCAGGGACAACCAGATGCAGACCTGGCGCGACCTCACGCGCCCGTCCCTGCTCTCCCACCGCAACGTCCGCGCCGAGGTCATCAACCGCACCGGCCCGACTCCCTGGTTGTTCGCCAAGCTGGCCGCCGCGGTCAGGGACCCCGCCGAGCCGAACACCGGAAGCAAGTGGCTCAGGGGCATCGACAAGGCGGATCTCGACACGGGCTCGGCGTCCGCGTGGGTCCCGAATCCGCACGCCCCGGCGGGCCCTCCCCAGGCACATCCGGACCCTGAGAAGGTTGTCAGGGCGGCCGTCACGATCCTGCACCGCGAGGCGGCCAGCCGCGAAGGCGTGCTCCACCTGCCGTCGG harbors:
- a CDS encoding WXG100 family type VII secretion target encodes the protein MTDIQADPDDLEKHGHAFDGHVADMTSVHDQMYALLAGDIGIGNDDFSRGFRENYVAQVRNLADSVKGARDGVQGISLGMVKMAQDYRATDDASLKGVTNLGDSLNLPPATSHTPGTGSHTTPHEP
- a CDS encoding YbaB/EbfC family nucleoid-associated protein is translated as MTSGAHTSADDVPPGHPRLAFDRAKLAELVADSERRMAAIADAQKRVTELAVSVRSRDRSLTVGLGAGGALTELTFHTGAYRDMAPAELSRLLLDTVAAARAEYATQVADVMAPVREGAVLPYEDIMAGKFDISEFLRGGAS